One genomic region from Procambarus clarkii isolate CNS0578487 chromosome 85, FALCON_Pclarkii_2.0, whole genome shotgun sequence encodes:
- the Rpn5 gene encoding 26S proteasome non-ATPase regulatory subunit 12, with the protein MSSSEKKPADKKPADKKPADKKPADKKAADKKPGDKKPADKTPADKKPAEANAEDGTLGNVITEGGRLVKMEVDYSTTCDEKIPAAQQMAKDGRVQEAVDSLMVLEKQTRTGADAHSTSRVLVAVVEICYEAGEWNLLNETVVTLTKKRSQIKMAVTKMVQKCCEYVDKTPDKESKLKLMDTLRTVTAGKIYVEVERARLTHKLAMMKETEGDITEAATILQELQVETFGSMERKEKVEMILEQMRLCLLKKDFVRTQIISKKISTKFFDTEEVDDLKLKFYNLMIELDSHESSFLSICRHYRAIYDSKSVQENEVEKKRVLKHVVLFIILAPYDNEQSDLLHRIKEDKTLEDIPQYRDLLQLFVTAELIKWSRLCDVYEAELRSEATTVFPNNEEGNDRWTKLKNRVVEHNIRMMAKYYTRIHLKRMAELLDLSVKESEEFLCQLVVSGTVIARMDRLEGVVNFGTTPEHSQLLNSWSDSLHHLMALVNKTTHLINKEEMVHKHLLTVKE; encoded by the exons ATGTCGTCTTCTGAAAAAAAGCCAGCAGACAAGAAGCCTGCAGATAAGAAGCCAGCAGACAAGAAACCTGCAGACAAGAAGGCTGCAGACAAGAagccaggagacaagaagccagcaGACAAGACGCCTGCAGACAAGAAGCCTGCAGAAGCAAACGCTGAAGATGGCACTTTGGGCAATGTTATTACCGAAGGTGGAAGACTTGTCAAAATGGAAGTGGATTACTCAACCACGTGTGATGAAAAAATCCCAGCAGCCCAACAGATGGCCAAGGATGGTCGCGTTCAAGAGGCAGTGGACAGCTTGATGGTGCTGGAGAAACAGACACGAACG GGAGCTGATGCACATTCCACAAGTAGAGTTCTTGTTGCTGTTGTGGAGATTTGCTATGAAGCTGGAGAATGGAATCTGTTGAATGAAACTGTAGTGACGCTTACCAAGAAGCGTTCCCAAATCAAGATGGCTGTAACGAAGATGGTTCAGAAGTGCTGTGAATATGTGGACAAGACTCCTGACAAAGAATCTAAACTCAAATTGATGGATACATTAAG GACAGTGACTGCTGGCAAGATTTATGTGGAGGTTGAGCGTGCACGGCTCACGCACAAGTTGGCCATGAtgaaggaaactgagggagacattaCTGAGGCTGCTACCATCCTACAGGAACTACAAGTTGAAACCTTTGGTTCAATGGAACGTAAAGAAAAG GTTGAAATGATACTGGAGCAGATGCGCTTGTGCTTATTGAAGAAGGATTTTGTACGTACACAGATTATCTCCAAGAAGATTAGTACAAAATTCTTTGATACCGAAGAAGTGGATGATTTGAAACTTAAGTTCTATAA CTTAATGATTGAGCTGGATAGCCACGAAAGCTCATTCCTGAGTATATGTCGCCACTACCGGGCCATCTACGATTCCAAGAGTGTTCAGGAAAACGAAGTAGAGAAGAAGAGAGTACTGAAGCACGTGGTTTTATTCATCATTTTGGCACCGTACGATAACGAACAGAGTGACCTCCTTCATCGTATCAAAGAAGACAAGACACTAGAAGATATTCCACAGTATAG AGACCTTTTGCAATTGTTTGTAACTGCCGAGTTAATCAAATGGTCTCGGCTGTGTGATGTGTACGAGGCAGAGCTGAGGTCAGAAGCTACGACAGTGTTTCCAAACAATGAAGAGGGCAACGACCGCTGGACAAAGCTCAAAAACCGTGTGGTTGAGCAT AATATTCGGATGATGGCCAAGTATTATACTAGGATCCACTTGAAGAGAATGGCAGAGCTCTTGGACCTTTCAGTTAAG GAGAGCGAAGAGTTCCTGTGTCAACTGGTAGTTTCTGGAACGGTCATAGCACGCATGGACAGACTCGAGGGAGTGGTCAACTTTGGAACAACCCCCGAACATTCCCAGCTTCTGAATAGCTGGTCTGACTCCCTGCATCACCTCATGGCTCTTGTCAACAAAACTACACACTTGATCAACAAGGAAGAAATGGTTCACAAGCATCTTCTGACAGTCAAGGAATGA